A segment of the Roseofilum capinflatum BLCC-M114 genome:
GGTGGTACAACAAATGCTAACCCAATTTGAACGGGTCGCCCTACCTCTGTATGAAGAGGCGAAACAACAAACGGATCTAAGTCTGTTGGAGTGGGTGACGTTAGCCAGTATCGTGGAAAAAGAGTCCGTGGTAGCCCAAGAACGGGGGGTGATTTCGGGGGTATTTCATAATCGACTAGAAACAGGGATGACTTTAGGAGCCGATCCGACGGTGGAATATGGTTTGGGGATTAAGCAAACCCCGGATCAACCTTTGACCTTAAAAGATGTGAATACGCCTAACCCTTATAATACCTATTTGAATCCGGGATTACCTCCAACTCCGATCGCCGCTCCGGGTAAAGCGAGTTTAGAGGCGACGCTTTATCCGCAAACAACGGAGTATCTCTATTTTGTCGCTCGTTATGATGGGACGCATATTTTTAGTCGCACTCTAGACGAGCATAACCGAGCCATTAACCAAGTTGCCCAACAACGTTAACGAACCCTGAATGGGTCTGATTTTTTCTTATGTCTTCTAATCTTCTCCTGCAACCGGATCTTGTACTCGGTGGCCCAATTTTAGAATTAACGCCAGATTTATTGCGTTTGCATGGTCTCAAAGGTCTCATTCTAGATGTAGATGATACACTCGTCCCCATGAATACACAGTTGGCTTCCGATGAACTGCAAACCTGGATTGCAGAAATTCGGCCCCTAGTTTCGATTTGGCTTGTGAGTAATAACCTAAATTGGCTAAGAATTCGGGCGATCGCTGAGTGTTTAGACTTACCGTTTATGATGGGAGCTGCTAAACCCTCCCGGCGAAAACTGCGCCAGGCCGTGGATAAGATGGGTTTGCCTCTCGATCAAGTGGCCATGGTTGGCGATCGCTTGTTTACTGATGTGTTAGCGGGCAATCGTTTAGGAATGTTTACAATTCTGGTGGAACCGATGGTTGATCCC
Coding sequences within it:
- a CDS encoding YqeG family HAD IIIA-type phosphatase, coding for MSSNLLLQPDLVLGGPILELTPDLLRLHGLKGLILDVDDTLVPMNTQLASDELQTWIAEIRPLVSIWLVSNNLNWLRIRAIAECLDLPFMMGAAKPSRRKLRQAVDKMGLPLDQVAMVGDRLFTDVLAGNRLGMFTILVEPMVDPRQNRQPFHVRSFEVWFSQVLGARLTPSVQKFTNFDKT